Genomic segment of Corticium candelabrum chromosome 16, ooCorCand1.1, whole genome shotgun sequence:
TCAGAACAAGAACACGGTATTATAGATATCCGTTCTAATTCTAACTTGCCAGCCCTAGACTATAAACGGTAAGTCCGTACAACTTCGTTTGTGAACTACAATAAGCTCAATTTCTATAGTATCTGTAAAAGTATGTTTTCTATGTGCAAGGCATCAAGCCATCGACAGGAACTCGAATCCTCAAAAGTTTGTTCTATTTCAGACGTAGGGACTAGACCTACTCCAGGAGTCCTTGTTTAATTTGGCAGCCGTACCATGTGGTCACTAGAGCGCTTGTCAGACACGATACTTTTATATAGACGCGTAAGTGCACTGTGCCAACAGACACACGAACCTCAAGGAGTTTTTTGTTTCAGAAGTGGTCACCGTCTAGTGAGGATCGAGCGCATGCGCCCTACGCTGCGATCATCTAACTAGACACAGACTTGACCCATGAAATTTTCATAAGCCAAACCAATGCATGCgcgcggaaaggggtctggctacgcgagactagactTTCCCTTCAGTCTGACTTTGCTTTCTAGAGTTAATTCATTAACTAGACTCACCTAAATATTAGTGTCTGGTACTGGTGGCAAACATCTCTGATGATCCGGCAGATTGTGGAATGCCACCAGTCTAGTCAACGCTTTTTGTGAGAGTTTGTCCATGTCAAAAAGATTCTGTATATTTTAGAAATTGCAAactttgcgcatgcgcataagTGTAACACAGTACGCACGCGCAATGAATGGCGGTCGAAGTAAACGGGAAAAGTTTTGAATCGTATTCTGATGCTTTGGATGAGTACATCAACAGTCATCTTGGTGAGAAAATATGCATACCAAAGCAACGCAATACGGATCGTCTAGAAACGGCAGAAGTTACAGCCGTGCAGTGTGTGCGAGTCTGTTCCAGCCTGGCAACCTTACTGGACGGTCCGGACTTGTCAGGAATAGAGCATGCACGATATTTATAGATAACCGTTCTAGGCCGGCAATTTTAGGACGCGTGTAGATAATGTCGCTTTGTCAGACTAAGAACACGATATTTATAGATATCTTGTAAGACTCTAAACTTAGGAAGTCCTCAAGATGCCTTGGCGTTGCTCGAAAACCTTCATACGTAGACGTGTCCGATAGTTAGATAACAACACGAGTTGTGCCGAACATCTTTGCACTGGATACATGCAGATCTTGTTCACTATACGCCTTTGCAGTACTTGGTAGATGAGTTGGCATGCAGTAGTTGCAGTCTGTCATGTTCTGTTCTTCTAAGAGAACAACTAAATGCATACAGCCAAGCCATTTGTGcgtataaataattattatttagaAACCCCATAACAGAGACCTTGTAGAGTGTCTATGCCCCTGCACGTGGAAGTGGTCAATTAGCGTATAGTGTGTGTCAGAAGCGGACGTGCAGTCGTTTGACTCAGAGGCCGATGCAGCATTTTGTAAAGGAGGGGGTCTTACAAAGTCGGGAGTAGGCGTGGATCCAAATGCAGCACATTTTATTCTCTTTAAGACGTTGTAGACTACGACATATTCAATCCTCTTATTAATTATCattacatacattaatgaaaTCTCTTAGCTAGTCTAACAATAAAGAAGTTTTAAACATTCTTGCTGATGAAAATTGAAGATACGATATACGAACGAAATAGTTTTGGATAAATAGTAACCTaatcaaacaagacagaaCTCGCAAACTTTCTGGTGGAATGGTCCTTAATGAAACGTGAAACTGCTTTTCTTGGATCGATGTCAATATTCCTATGCATGTGCATAAGGATAAGTCCAGTAAGCCTGTCTCTACCCATTGTCGACTGTATGTAATTCATAGTACGTCTTAAAACAGAGAAGGACCTTTCGGCCTCACAGCTAGTGATAGGCAGTGTGCAGCCAGTTGTCAGAAGTCGATGGATGCAGGGAGAGACATCTGGATCACACTGACAGAGTGCATCCAGCAAATTAGTAGGTAAAGTCTCACGACCAGTTGCCTCACAGTCACTCCATAGTTTAAACCAGTCCCGGATTTCATTCTTCAGAGTGGCAGGGTGTGATAGATCaccttcccacaacgccaaaTCATGAATGACTTGGTCCAAATCAGCCTATGGTTGGGTACATATGTAGGATGGCAGTATGCGAAGCAACTTCACTCCGACTTGGTGATCATTGCTAAACCTGGTGCCAAATTCACTGTGCAGGTGGTCTACAAACTTTGCAGTGTAGTTGACTTGATAGTAGTCGCTAGTAGAAGTACATGCAGTTGGTCCGGTAAACGTTCCTTGTAGTGATACGTGGCATGGTGATATCTTCCCCCACTTTCTTTACCATTTGTTGTGCTTCGTTGTACCAGTCGACGTGCTCCCTGCCGATGTTCGCTCTAAGATCAGTGATCTTTTTCTTTGTGTCATCAATCATGTTATATGCTGAGACAATGTCGATATCCCTCTTTTGCAATTTGGTTGTCATTCCTCTTAACAATTGGAGACAGTTCTTCACAACAACGAAGGCCATTATAAACTCTTGGCTTCTGCAGCGAAGCAAGCAATCCCTGTGCCTTGACTGTGGTCTCTCTATCCCTTTGCCAGTTCCACTTTTCACTCGTTAAATCTGAGGGTGTTACCAACTCTAGTTCAGGATGAAGATGAGGCCAAGAGATAGCCTCCAGAGAGATACAAACATACTCATAGATTTCTTGGAATGTTTCAAAACAGGTGTGTCTCTCAACCCAGCGAGTCTTGCAAAGTCCTTTTATATGTCGTTTCCTCGTCTGGGTGCTCTCAACATCCAGCACCAATTCCATGAATGTCTGCCTTTTGGGCGATGAGTTGAATAAGAGAAACAAAGAGTTGATAGTGTCTATCATGTTTCTAATCTCCGGAAGTTTGCAACTTGCTGCAATACTCAGGTTCAAAATGTGGCTGTTGCAGTGAGTATAGACTGCCATCAGTGCCACATCACAAATTCGAGCTGCAACACCAGCCTTGTCCGATGACATAGCTGCTGCACCATCATATGCTTGCCCTCTGGCTTTCTGGATGTCGACACCATGAGTCTTGAGACTTTCTTTTATAGCAGCAGCAATAGTGAATC
This window contains:
- the LOC134192461 gene encoding 52 kDa repressor of the inhibitor of the protein kinase-like produces the protein MYTSKTVQNQVIAIIADMIREEVTTLIKGDNAFFSIIADEVTETHSNREIMSLCLRFVARNNDQPVIKEVFFDLCYLTRTTGFTIAAAIKESLKTHGVDIQKARGQAYDGAAAMSSDKAGVAARICDVALMAVYTHCNSHILNLSIAASCKLPEIRNMIDTINSLFLLFNSSPKRQTFMELVLDVESTQTRKRHIKGLCKTRWVERHTCFETFQEIYEYVCISLEAISWPHLHPELELVTPSDLTSEKWNWQRDRETTVKAQGLLASLQKPRVYNGLRCCEELSPIVKRNDNQIAKEGYRHCLSI